One Mangifera indica cultivar Alphonso chromosome 4, CATAS_Mindica_2.1, whole genome shotgun sequence genomic region harbors:
- the LOC123214396 gene encoding probable serine/threonine-protein kinase DDB_G0276461 isoform X2 produces MWRFKPFMQKEPTGLEGRAIDVGNLKIHIRNAIAEGGFSCVYSARDAVNASKQYALKHMICNDEESLELVMKEISVMKSLRGHPNIVTLHAHTIIDMGRTKEAFLVMEFCDKSLVNVLEGRGAGYFEEKQALAIFRDVCNAVFAMHCQSPPIAHRDLKAENLLLGSDGSWKLCDFGSTSTNHKRFEKLEEMGVEEDNIRKHTTPAYRAPEMWDLFRRELINEKVDIWALGCLLFRICYFKNAFDGESKLQILNGNYRILELPKYSSFITDLIRDMLQASPDDRPDITQVWFRVNEQLPAGLQKSLPDRPPEMQSSGHEGVSKPPNRSPPMPQRSPPPPPSSAEATRNVSQPSVTCGVGGTGGSLGAFWSTQHAKTSVVVEENSLPKFDEELTNYSSTVHDRNRPDNHPLPKNTSPVKDEFIRTNVMRRNVHDKPHKPEDGPSRDVKLNFFHKDTDSGVEKLKASRPDTTAPFQDEAFNSFVAEFDTTKLNAGTGNNKSGKEEALEVEIERLKAQLKQANLEKAEMTSKFEKLSAICRSQRQEIQELKQALATRSLSPNKDTTRNQISPVNQSSATPLREKTEGTLGELQKGKTDLGTSTPDTNSWQAFSEDPKPKRIAHSVRTRNGPPNKQAAQPTSGFDTWGFGAESFSAISTASSHRAKPNGEGNSSQGIGQSKITDNQSSVQPAGWAGF; encoded by the exons ATGTGGAGATTCAAACCATTTATGCAGAAGGAGCCAACTGGGCTTGAGGGTCGTGCTATTGATGTTGGCAATCTCAAAATTCATATTCGGAATGCCATTGCTGAAGGAGGGTTCTCTTGTGTTTATTCAGCTCGTGATGCTGTGAATGCATCAAAGCAGTACGCATTGAAGCACATGATATGCAATGATGAGGAGTCATTGGAACTTGTGATGAAAGAGATATCGGTGATGAAATCTCTCAGAGGACATCCCAATATAGTCACACTTCATGCCCATACTATTATAGATATGGGGAGGACAAAGGAGGCTTTTCTTGTGATGGAATTTTGTGACAAGTCCCTGGTTAATGTGTTAGAAGGCAGAGGTGCTGGGTATTTTGAGGAGAAACAGGCTTTAGCAATTTTCAGGGATGTGTGCAATGCAGTCTTTGCAATGCATTGTCAATCTCCACCCATTGCTCACAG AGACTTGAAGGCTGAAAATCTCCTTTTGGGTTCTGATGGATCATGGAAATTGTGTGATTTTGGAAGCACTTCTACCAATCATAAGCGTTTTGAGAAGCTTGAAGAAATGGGTGTTGAAGAAGATAATATCCGGAAGCACACAACACCTGCCTATAGAGCCCCAGAg ATGTGGGATCTGTTCCGGAGAGAACTTATAAATGAGAAGGTGGACATATGG GCACTTGGATGTCTCCTCTTCCGCATATGCTACTTCAAAAATGCATTTGACGGGgaatcaaaattacaaattttgaacGGGAACTATCGTATTCTGGAGTTGCCGAAATACAGCTCTTTTATTACAGACTTGATTAGAGACATGCTTCAAGCTTCACCAGATGACAGACCAGACATCACGCAG GTGTGGTTTCGTGTTAATGAGCAGCTACCTGCTGGGTTACAGAAGTCATTGCCTGATAGACCACCTGAAATGCAATCTTCTGGTCATGAAG GAGTATCAAAGCCACCAAATAGGTCACCTCCGATGCCTCAAAGAAGCCCACCACCTCCTCCTTCATCTGCAGAAGCAACTAGAAATGTATCACAGCCATCTGTTACCTGTGGGGTAGGTGGAACTGGCGGTTCACTTGGTGCTTTTTGGTCTACTCAACATGCTAAGACCTCAGTTGTTGTGGAAGAGAACAGCCTGCCTAAATTTGATGAAGAGCTGACTAACTATAGCTCAACAGTACATGATAGAAATCGACCAGATAACCATCCTTTACCCAAGAATACTAGCCCTGTAAAAGATGAATTTATACGGACTAATgtgatgagaagaaatgtacaTGATAAACCACACAAGCCTGAGGATGGTCCTTCCAGAGATGTCAAGTTGAATTTTTTCCACAAAGACACAGATTCTGGTGTAGAGAAATTGAAGGCATCAAGACCTGATACCACAGCTCCCTTCCAAGATGAAGCTTTTAACTCTTTTGTTGCTGAATTTGATACCACTAAGCTGAACGCAGGAACTGGTAATAACAAATCAGGAAAAGAAGAAGCATTAGAAGTTGAAATAGAGAGGCTGAAAGCGCAATTGAAGCAAGCCAATTTGGAGAAGGCTGAAATGACatccaaatttgaaaagttatctGCCATTTGCCGATCCCAGAGGCAGGAGATACAGGAGCTCAAGCAAGCTCTTGCTACTAGATCTCTGTCACCAAATAAAGACACTACAAGAAATCAAATCTCACCTGTGAATCAATCATCTGCAACACCTCTG AGGGAAAAGACTGAAGGAACACTTGGGGAACTCCAGAAAGGTAAAACTGACTTGGGTACCTCAACTCCAGATACAAACTCTTGGCAGGCATTTTCTGAGGATCCCAAGCCAAAGCGGATTGCCCATTCTGTTAGGACCAGAAATGGCCCTCCTAACAAGCAGGCTGCTCAGCCAACTTCTGGTTTTGACACATGGGGTTTTGGAGCAGAGAGTTTTTCAGCCATCTCTACAGCCAGCAGCCACAGAGCAAAACCAAATGGTGAAGGAAACAGTTCTCAGGGCATTGGGCAGTCAAAGATTACAGACAACCAGTCATCTGTCCAACCTGCTGGATGGGCTGGTTTCTAA
- the LOC123214396 gene encoding AP2-associated protein kinase 1 isoform X1: protein MWRFKPFMQKEPTGLEGRAIDVGNLKIHIRNAIAEGGFSCVYSARDAVNASKQYALKHMICNDEESLELVMKEISVMKSLRGHPNIVTLHAHTIIDMGRTKEAFLVMEFCDKSLVNVLEGRGAGYFEEKQALAIFRDVCNAVFAMHCQSPPIAHRDLKAENLLLGSDGSWKLCDFGSTSTNHKRFEKLEEMGVEEDNIRKHTTPAYRAPEMWDLFRRELINEKVDIWALGCLLFRICYFKNAFDGESKLQILNGNYRILELPKYSSFITDLIRDMLQASPDDRPDITQVWFRVNEQLPAGLQKSLPDRPPEMQSSGHEAGVSKPPNRSPPMPQRSPPPPPSSAEATRNVSQPSVTCGVGGTGGSLGAFWSTQHAKTSVVVEENSLPKFDEELTNYSSTVHDRNRPDNHPLPKNTSPVKDEFIRTNVMRRNVHDKPHKPEDGPSRDVKLNFFHKDTDSGVEKLKASRPDTTAPFQDEAFNSFVAEFDTTKLNAGTGNNKSGKEEALEVEIERLKAQLKQANLEKAEMTSKFEKLSAICRSQRQEIQELKQALATRSLSPNKDTTRNQISPVNQSSATPLREKTEGTLGELQKGKTDLGTSTPDTNSWQAFSEDPKPKRIAHSVRTRNGPPNKQAAQPTSGFDTWGFGAESFSAISTASSHRAKPNGEGNSSQGIGQSKITDNQSSVQPAGWAGF, encoded by the exons ATGTGGAGATTCAAACCATTTATGCAGAAGGAGCCAACTGGGCTTGAGGGTCGTGCTATTGATGTTGGCAATCTCAAAATTCATATTCGGAATGCCATTGCTGAAGGAGGGTTCTCTTGTGTTTATTCAGCTCGTGATGCTGTGAATGCATCAAAGCAGTACGCATTGAAGCACATGATATGCAATGATGAGGAGTCATTGGAACTTGTGATGAAAGAGATATCGGTGATGAAATCTCTCAGAGGACATCCCAATATAGTCACACTTCATGCCCATACTATTATAGATATGGGGAGGACAAAGGAGGCTTTTCTTGTGATGGAATTTTGTGACAAGTCCCTGGTTAATGTGTTAGAAGGCAGAGGTGCTGGGTATTTTGAGGAGAAACAGGCTTTAGCAATTTTCAGGGATGTGTGCAATGCAGTCTTTGCAATGCATTGTCAATCTCCACCCATTGCTCACAG AGACTTGAAGGCTGAAAATCTCCTTTTGGGTTCTGATGGATCATGGAAATTGTGTGATTTTGGAAGCACTTCTACCAATCATAAGCGTTTTGAGAAGCTTGAAGAAATGGGTGTTGAAGAAGATAATATCCGGAAGCACACAACACCTGCCTATAGAGCCCCAGAg ATGTGGGATCTGTTCCGGAGAGAACTTATAAATGAGAAGGTGGACATATGG GCACTTGGATGTCTCCTCTTCCGCATATGCTACTTCAAAAATGCATTTGACGGGgaatcaaaattacaaattttgaacGGGAACTATCGTATTCTGGAGTTGCCGAAATACAGCTCTTTTATTACAGACTTGATTAGAGACATGCTTCAAGCTTCACCAGATGACAGACCAGACATCACGCAG GTGTGGTTTCGTGTTAATGAGCAGCTACCTGCTGGGTTACAGAAGTCATTGCCTGATAGACCACCTGAAATGCAATCTTCTGGTCATGAAG cAGGAGTATCAAAGCCACCAAATAGGTCACCTCCGATGCCTCAAAGAAGCCCACCACCTCCTCCTTCATCTGCAGAAGCAACTAGAAATGTATCACAGCCATCTGTTACCTGTGGGGTAGGTGGAACTGGCGGTTCACTTGGTGCTTTTTGGTCTACTCAACATGCTAAGACCTCAGTTGTTGTGGAAGAGAACAGCCTGCCTAAATTTGATGAAGAGCTGACTAACTATAGCTCAACAGTACATGATAGAAATCGACCAGATAACCATCCTTTACCCAAGAATACTAGCCCTGTAAAAGATGAATTTATACGGACTAATgtgatgagaagaaatgtacaTGATAAACCACACAAGCCTGAGGATGGTCCTTCCAGAGATGTCAAGTTGAATTTTTTCCACAAAGACACAGATTCTGGTGTAGAGAAATTGAAGGCATCAAGACCTGATACCACAGCTCCCTTCCAAGATGAAGCTTTTAACTCTTTTGTTGCTGAATTTGATACCACTAAGCTGAACGCAGGAACTGGTAATAACAAATCAGGAAAAGAAGAAGCATTAGAAGTTGAAATAGAGAGGCTGAAAGCGCAATTGAAGCAAGCCAATTTGGAGAAGGCTGAAATGACatccaaatttgaaaagttatctGCCATTTGCCGATCCCAGAGGCAGGAGATACAGGAGCTCAAGCAAGCTCTTGCTACTAGATCTCTGTCACCAAATAAAGACACTACAAGAAATCAAATCTCACCTGTGAATCAATCATCTGCAACACCTCTG AGGGAAAAGACTGAAGGAACACTTGGGGAACTCCAGAAAGGTAAAACTGACTTGGGTACCTCAACTCCAGATACAAACTCTTGGCAGGCATTTTCTGAGGATCCCAAGCCAAAGCGGATTGCCCATTCTGTTAGGACCAGAAATGGCCCTCCTAACAAGCAGGCTGCTCAGCCAACTTCTGGTTTTGACACATGGGGTTTTGGAGCAGAGAGTTTTTCAGCCATCTCTACAGCCAGCAGCCACAGAGCAAAACCAAATGGTGAAGGAAACAGTTCTCAGGGCATTGGGCAGTCAAAGATTACAGACAACCAGTCATCTGTCCAACCTGCTGGATGGGCTGGTTTCTAA